A segment of the Oncorhynchus clarkii lewisi isolate Uvic-CL-2024 unplaced genomic scaffold, UVic_Ocla_1.0 unplaced_contig_2955_pilon_pilon, whole genome shotgun sequence genome:
cattcctgtcattattgaaagcgatcatgatacctcacatctcaaaatagggctacttaatgtcagatcccttacttcaaaggcaattatagtcaatgaactgatcataatcttgatgtgattggcctgactgaaacatggctttagcctgatgaatttactgtgttaaatgaggcctcacctcctggctacactagtgaccatatcccccgtgcatcctgcggaggtgttgctaacatttaccatagcaaatgtacatttacaacaaaaaaaatatgttttcgtcttttgagcttctagtcatgaaatctatgtagcctactcaatcactaAGTAATTAAGTAATTATGAGTGTATGACTTGAGTTTATGCATTATATATATGGGCTTCATAGAAAGTGTAACAACTGTTCTCTGTTCATCTTGTTTTAAAAttgttaaaataaaatgtacatttaaaacaagaaacaaaggaaacacattttatgatttttaatAGGTTCAAAAAGTTGGTTGAAAATACACTTGCACTTACAAGAGCTTACATGGTTCTCGAATGAATCAGGTCTCTGCATATAAATACTTAGGGATATGGTTGGATGATGAACTGTCTTTTAAAATGCATATTGACGAACTTTATAAACGGCTAAAAATCAAGCTAGGCTTCCTCTTTAGAGACAGGACATGTTTGTCCTGTACAAATAGAAGACAAATTGTGCAAGCTACTTTTATGTCTGTTATAGATTATGGGGATATTATCTACATGCATGCTATGGCATTCACACTTACATCGCTGGATGCTATTTATCATTGAGTACTTAGGTTTATTACGGACGCTAGCTACAgaactcaccactgtgttttGTATCAAAATGTGGGTTGGACTTCGCTGTCCATGAGACGAGAATATGTTCTCGTGTTTGTCTATGAAGCACTTCTGAATAAACTACCATCTTATTTATCATCACTCATCAATATTAGAATTAGAATTCCTAAAACCAGGTCTCAAGCATGGATTACACTTGAGGTCCATGCgatttccacagagttgggtatggctgccttttcctgttaCGCTCCTTGCCAATGGAAAAGCCTGCAGACTAAACTTAAATTTGAGACTCTTGTCCCCCTGTTGCCCATTTTAAATCATTATTGGAGGATTTTTATTTCTGTATTGCTTGTAACTTTCGGGTAATGCAAGTTATTGTgttgttaggggaataacctgtgtgCAAATGTAACAATCTGCTGCTGTATTTTTGTGTTATCTGTGATGGTCTTGTTTGTCTTGTGTAGTTTCTTAATCATTGTAGCTAAACTGAATGTGTAACATGTCtacgcagggcccagctgtaaaagaaaccttggtctgtctgtgttccttgttgaaatcaaggtataataataataatatgatccATTCATGGCTTTAGTTGTGTCTTGATCATGTGAATAGTCGACAGAGTTTTCTCCTATATGTCTGTCTTTATGTGACGACATCTTTTCTGTATTAAAATGTGATTTCCACAATCAATAATCATAAACAGTGCTTCACTATAACTACGTTTGACGATGTGGTTTGAAGTACCATTATCTTGCACAAACAGTAAGACGACTATAGACAGAAATCAATGCAGTAATGTTTTATTAAATAAAGGCTCTGATTAAAATAGTAATAAAATCTGGCATTTGGCTAATTATTTTTCCCAAAAGCTTCTCTGAATGGTTTGGAGACGGCTCTGGAGATAGCTCGTAACACCCTGACTATGAGAGGGCGTTTACGGGACTGGGACTCCTGGGGAGCAGGGGCCAGTGTGGTTGTCAGGTCCTCTTTGGGTGGGGAAGTGGATGGAACCTCACACTCAGCATCTGTGAAAATAATATTTCATAATCAGGAAATgaatgtgtgtatctgtctgtccgCCTGTATCTGTAGTCACCGTTTTAACAAGCTGGCCATAGGGTGATACATCAATATGACATTATCGATGCTTATCACTTACCCTGTGAAATACGAGTCTCTCTGAGACGTTTGGTAGGCAGAGAATCCTGTTCAGGGTGGCTCTTTGGTTCCCCCTTTGTCTTCAACAGCTGTTGACAAAACACATCAGGACAACTGAGCATGTGTAAAATATATGGCATggatcccaaaaggcaccctattggCTACTtaaggcactacttttgacccatcGAGGGCCCAtcgagctctggtcaaaagtagtgcactatatagggaatagggtgcaatttggaacaCATCCAttgactctctctcccatgtGTATTAGGATTGTATTACAGCGGCCTCACTCAACCTCCTAAAGACAATGACAACAGCATTGTTCTAATGCAGAGACAATAGGGGTTTAGTGAATCTGTAGGGTACATTTCAGCCCTGCCTTACAGAGGTAATCTAAAGACACTGAGCCCTCTACCTTAATCCTGATCTTTGGAATCTTGACAATTTTGGGTAGGAAATGCCACTTCCTGTTCTTCTTAGTCTCTTCCCCCCTGGCAGAGGGAAGGCGGGCCATGCCGTCAGCCTTTACATCAGCCGGGCTAAGGCCCCTGGCAGGGAATTCCTCAGTAGCATTAAGGTCAGCCACAATACCATGAGTGATGTCACTTGCGGCATTGCTGGTGTCTGAGTAAGAAGAGCAAGCTGGTGTGACCGACCTGGGTACAATAACTGGGAGAAGAGGACGCAACAATGGAAATCAGTCACTGTGTCCCAAAAGGCCTtctcttccctttatagtgcacaacttttgaactGGGCCCATAGGGtctggctctggtcaaaagtagtgcactaaatatggaagaaggtgccattttggacgcaaaCAGCAAAGTTCACATCATAAAACGCAATGTAGTGAGCATCATGTTACAATGAAGTCCTATGCAGATGAAGAGGTACTTTCACTTACCATCCTCCATTGCAGACTTGGACAGATCAGTCAGGCTGTCCATCACCATGTCTGTCATCAACTTGATGACCTGATCCAAAACCCTGTCAGCGGTGGGTGGCATAGGCCTAACCAAACACTGCCCCAGGAGTCTGCTAACAGAAGTCTGGGCAAAGCTGTAAACGAGCTCTGACGCATCGTCCTTTGACAGCTTCCTCAGTGCTGGCTTTGGCAGAGCTGGTTGAGAGAGGCTTCTGTGGCCAGTCGTGGATTGAAGCTGGCGGCTTATGGTTATCTCCTGAATGAGACCATGGACCTTTGCGATCAGGTTGCCAGACGCATCTTGAAGGGCTTCAATTGACAGGAGTCTATCCAGATTTTCTTCTGCTGAAGTCATCTCTGGGTCGTCTGTCTTCAATGTGTCCATTATAGTTTTCACTATGAGACTGGTGTCAGATATGTTTATTTCTTGTTGATTCACAAGCGCTGACTGTGAACCTGTCTTGTCCATTGCGTTAGAGGTATGGCATTCTGTCCTTGTGATCTCATTGGCAGCACTCATGTCAGGCAACAGGTCAAGGCTCTCCAGTAGAGAGTCTAACATGTTAGTGGTTATCAGACGCTCCTCCCTTGCATTCTGCCCAACAGATGAACTCTCAGAGTTGGCCAATCTGCACTTGATCACATTTAGGATCAAGCTGAGCGTCTCCTTTGCAGTTTTGCTAAAGCCTTCTTGGCTGACTGCCACTGTTCCGTCTTGTAGAGCCACAAGAGGTTCACAACTTGCACTCAATCCACTACCATGGAGAGGAGAGGTTCTCTTCAAACTGGTGTCGCTCACAACTGACATACTCCTGGTAGGCAGAGTGACATCCTCACTGCATGTGTCAATTACATGGTGGTCTGTGGAGGAGCCACTCGAAGACACAAGGGCTTTAGACCTTTTAGTCAAACTGACTTTTGAAAATGGCTTCTCACTTCTCACAGACGGAGGGCGGCTCCTGTCCTTAACAAGAGCAGTGTCAGGAGACTTTGAGCATCTGAGTGTCTCCACAGGGGTGGAGTCCAGCACATCTTTGGCTGTGGTGACTGACACGGGTGGAAAAGACAAAAAGACGTTCAGTCTATCCTTTACTCTGTGGTACATGGTTTGAGCAGCATCCAATAAGGTGTCAAAGACAACTCTGGGATTGAGCTGGGACTGCAGCTTTTTCTCTCCTAGTGGGAAGGAGTCTGCGTCCTCCACTGTGTACTGGGATAGACTTTCAAGGTCTTGCATGATCATATTCACTATATCTTCAGTTGTAGAAACCACATGGTGTGAGAAGGTGCTGCTAGTCATGCTCTGTGGCAAAGAACAGTTGGCTTCGCTAGCAGCTCTGAGAATGGCCTCACGCACAATCAGTTTGGCCGTAGCTTGGAACTCAGCACTGTGAAAGCTCTGGATGGAAATGTTAGAGGATCTGCTGGCTGCACTACGAGATCGCGTGAGCCTGGCAATCTTGGCTGACGTCACGTCACTCGAAATGGTGAGGCTCTCCAATTTCGAAATTATAGAGTCCAACTTCTGGTTGAAGTCGAAGGATGCATTTGACATGCTCTCGCATTTGACTTCCTTTGAAGTCTCCACCCTCAGCACCGAGATCACCTGTTTGATGACCCCTTTAGTGCAGGTGTCGAGGGTGAGCTGGTGGGCTGAGGACATTGAAGaggtattactgtctgtcttctGTACAGGAGATACGTCCACAGTGGTCTCAGTTACAAGTAGTCCAGTGTCATAGAACTCAATTTGCACAGGAGTATTTTTTCCCTCAGTGAGAAGGTGAGAGGTGAAAAGCTTCCTCAGTTTGTCCAGGGTTTTGGTATAAATCTTCTGGGAACCTGAACTCACTTCCATCCAGAACATTTTGCGACCTGATTTCGTACGCATGGAGGTCTTATTGACCTCAGATACCTCATGCAGGTCGGAAATAATTCCACCAAATAGATCAGAGGATGCATCCTCAATATTCTCAGCGGAaacgcagacagacagaacttCCGACAGTTTCCCACAAGTGTCGGTTTTATCCAGCACGCTAGTATATGTCACAGCTGCATCCTGAATGACCTGAGTGATGCATTGCTCAGCTTTGACGATATACCCCTCCACTGGTTGACCATGGAGGATGTCAACTTTATCAACAGGGAGCACATGCTGAATACTCACATTCTCCTCTGATGGGGGTGGGCTGTTGAAGATAATGCTCTCAGTGACCATGTTAGAGGAGGCGAGAGATGAGTCGAGAAGCAGAGACCTGTATATTGTCGAGGTGGAGATCTCTGGGTGCTTAATCATAGCAGCCTCCTCCAAAATGGCCGACGGGCCCTGGAGGATGTCAGAAATATCCATGTCCTCAATGCTCTCTACCAGAGACGATAGTAGGTCTCTGGCTGACAGGTCGGTTGGTCTCTGGTTCTCGAGCTCCATTTTGATTGCTTGACAGACCGTTGCTGCAGCAACAGCAGAGCTACAACACAACTGCTTCAAGGTGGAGTCAGAAATAGATGACAGATCTGTCATGGACATGGTGGAGAGTTGACTCTCAGAGACAAAGGGTCTGAGTTTGACAGACACCTGTCTGACCAAGTCCCCAGCAAGAGCTCTCATATCTATTGCTCCACTAGCTGAGTTGTAGGAGCAGGCACTCTGTGGCCTTGACGAGCTCCTGCTATCCAAAAATCCTGTTATCCCAAAAACCTCAAGTACAAGATCCACAACATCGGATGACACTTCTGACATTCTGTTGTGGGACAGAAATTGACTTGGATGAACGGTGCCTGCATTCAGAGTCCAGTCGCAAACAGAGTTGTCGGACTGACTCTGGATTACTGGAACTAGACAGGTTTCACTTGGACCTTGGCCAAAGAGTTCTGCCATTTTGAGCAGAACTGATCTTAAGACCTTTGACTTGGAAATGTTCAGCAGTGGGTTGTTGTTGGACAGTCTGGTGGACGGTCTGCTAGCCGATCTCTGAACAACTAGGCTTTGTATTTCTGCCGAAATGGCAGTGAGAAAATAGGTCAAGGGGCTGGTCGCTCGTCCCTTGTTTCCTCCGTTGGCTTTAGCCTTAAAGATGCTATCTATGATGATGACTATAACCTGTCCAGCCAGAGGACCCAATATGGCCTCAAGCTCCCTCTCTAACTCAAGGGGAGACTTGTAGCCGTGAGCAATATGCTCTATGGCATGGGAATACATCTTAGCAGACACCATGCTTAGCATTTCTTGGGCAAACTGCTGACTTGCTGAGATACTACCAGACAGCGGACCTAGAGTTCCCTGACTGAAACTTCGCATTAGCTCAGCCAATCTGGAGTTGAGAAGGTTCATAACCAACTCTACAATACCCATCATAAACCTGGTGTCCGTTGGTATTTTGACAGGTCTGTATTTCTCCCGTCTACTCCAACTGGACGACAGTACGATGTCACTCTGCGACTGGCCTCTCTGGACCATGTTGAAGACAGAATCCTCAGAGATTCCAAACACAGAACTCAGTGGTGCCGAGTGGGGTCTGTGTCTCATCTCTCTATCACCACCCTCAGGTGAGGAGACATATCGCTCTTCGTCATCACTCAGCAAAGAGGTCATGGACCTGCAGAATGCACAACAGAAATGAATAG
Coding sequences within it:
- the LOC139400294 gene encoding uncharacterized protein isoform X2, which gives rise to MPPTADRVLDQVIKLMTDMVMDSLTDLSKSAMEDVIVPRSVTPACSSYSDTSNAASDITHGIVADLNATEEFPARGLSPADVKADGMARLPSARGEETKKNRKWHFLPKIVKIPKIRIKLLKTKGEPKSHPEQDSLPTKRLRETRISQDAECEVPSTSPPKEDLTTTLAPAPQESQSRKRPLIVRVLRAISRAVSKPFREAFGKNN
- the LOC139400294 gene encoding uncharacterized protein isoform X1, translated to MTSLLSDDEERYVSSPEGGDREMRHRPHSAPLSSVFGISEDSVFNMVQRGQSQSDIVLSSSWSRREKYRPVKIPTDTRFMMVIVPRSVTPACSSYSDTSNAASDITHGIVADLNATEEFPARGLSPADVKADGMARLPSARGEETKKNRKWHFLPKIVKIPKIRIKLLKTKGEPKSHPEQDSLPTKRLRETRISQDAECEVPSTSPPKEDLTTTLAPAPQESQSRKRPLIVRVLRAISRAVSKPFREAFGKNN